The following are encoded together in the Bacteroidales bacterium genome:
- a CDS encoding T9SS type A sorting domain-containing protein codes for TVINRNLDWINNPHLINNALIIIWVTGDPSKQSFVTFGFIGLIGALSGMNEYGVATFQNMGNYMAPPTGTGFYPVNLAQRDGLEAADYNGDGLCTARDVTDAVRAHNVSSTFIVHSAGPAFDESSAEVLEIHNAYGFAIRTVADNPEYFGDNLVATNHFRLLKPPAYCYRYSRISDSLETSNQLDVNRNWNVLTAAGVTTNLQTIQFIPAQNIIRFSMAEPGTPAFLIPPTQVDMDSLFSMFNVGINEQNLTNETSVSIYPNPGKDQINIVIEAGENRSVSISISDLNGRKVLQVNEMTLSQNIFTYNWNSSRVPDGVYFANIDLHSRTTGKTMKVTKKVVIAR; via the coding sequence AAACAGTGATCAACCGGAACCTTGATTGGATAAACAATCCCCATCTGATCAACAACGCCCTCATCATCATCTGGGTGACCGGCGACCCGTCTAAACAATCGTTTGTCACCTTTGGATTTATCGGTCTGATTGGCGCCCTTTCGGGGATGAATGAATACGGCGTAGCAACATTTCAGAACATGGGAAACTACATGGCTCCGCCAACAGGAACAGGGTTTTACCCGGTGAACCTCGCCCAAAGGGACGGGCTGGAGGCGGCAGACTACAATGGCGATGGACTGTGCACCGCGCGGGATGTGACCGATGCAGTGCGCGCTCATAATGTGTCGAGCACTTTTATTGTACACTCGGCAGGGCCAGCCTTTGATGAATCTTCTGCTGAAGTACTTGAAATTCATAATGCTTACGGATTTGCCATCAGAACAGTGGCTGATAATCCCGAATATTTTGGGGATAACCTGGTTGCAACCAACCATTTCAGACTGCTTAAACCGCCGGCTTACTGCTATCGCTACAGCCGTATTTCCGATTCACTGGAAACTTCCAATCAGCTTGATGTAAACCGAAACTGGAATGTGCTGACAGCTGCCGGCGTCACCACGAACCTGCAAACCATCCAGTTTATCCCCGCCCAGAATATCATCCGCTTTTCGATGGCCGAACCCGGTACTCCGGCATTTCTGATTCCTCCCACACAGGTTGATATGGATTCGCTATTCAGCATGTTTAATGTGGGAATCAATGAGCAAAATCTGACAAATGAAACCAGTGTCAGCATTTACCCCAATCCGGGGAAAGATCAGATCAATATTGTAATCGAAGCAGGCGAGAACAGGAGTGTTTCCATTTCAATCAGCGACCTGAATGGCCGCAAGGTTTTACAAGTAAATGAGATGACCCTCTCCCAGAATATTTTTACTTACAACTGGAACTCAAGTCGGGTTCCTGACGGCGTTTATTTTGCCAATATTGACCTTCATAGCAGGACGACCGGTAAAACAATGAAAGTGACAAAAAAGGTAGTGATTGCAAGATAG